From a single Halovulum dunhuangense genomic region:
- a CDS encoding META domain-containing protein: MRPAIATLALCTLAACSPLPDTVGEAAPSDTLWTLESLNDGPAAFGATLRFTSDGRVTGSGPCNRFSARQTAPLPWFQIEDIAATRRACPDLAAEQVYFTALGAMEFAEVAADSLLLTNTDGESLFFRSAARPEDSKP, encoded by the coding sequence ATGAGACCGGCCATCGCCACCCTCGCGCTGTGCACGCTTGCCGCCTGTAGCCCGCTGCCCGACACCGTGGGAGAGGCGGCGCCGTCCGATACGCTGTGGACACTGGAATCCCTGAACGACGGCCCGGCCGCCTTCGGGGCGACGCTGCGCTTCACCTCGGACGGGCGCGTCACCGGCAGTGGCCCCTGCAACAGATTCAGCGCGCGGCAGACCGCACCCCTGCCCTGGTTCCAGATCGAGGATATCGCCGCCACACGACGCGCCTGCCCGGACCTTGCAGCGGAACAGGTCTATTTCACCGCGCTCGGGGCGATGGAGTTCGCGGAAGTGGCGGCCGACAGCCTGCTGCTGACCAACACGGACGGCGAAAGCCTGTTTTTCCGGTCGGCCGCCCGGCCCGAGGACTCAAAGCCGTAG
- the recO gene encoding DNA repair protein RecO — protein MMEWQGEGVLLSVRRHGESAAIIEVLTEGQGRHAGLVRGGGGRRLAPILQPGAQLALGWRARLADHLGNFTVEPLQARAGIMSDRLALAGLGAVTALAQTALAERQPFPALYRQTVALLDAMEAGAPAWPAHYIDWELALLAELGFGLELESCALTGAAEGLAWVSPKSGRAVAGGAGADWADRLLTLPPFLRADAGAAPITAADLADGMRLSGHFLNARLMPALGKTLPPARERLAHLILRL, from the coding sequence ATCATGGAGTGGCAGGGCGAGGGGGTGCTTCTGTCCGTGCGCAGGCATGGCGAGAGCGCCGCGATCATCGAGGTGCTGACCGAAGGGCAGGGCCGCCATGCCGGGCTGGTGCGCGGTGGCGGCGGGCGCAGGCTTGCGCCGATCCTCCAGCCCGGCGCGCAGCTTGCGCTGGGCTGGCGTGCGCGGCTGGCGGATCACCTGGGCAATTTCACCGTGGAACCGCTTCAGGCGCGCGCCGGGATAATGTCGGACCGGCTTGCGCTGGCCGGCCTCGGGGCGGTGACGGCGCTGGCGCAGACAGCCCTGGCCGAGCGGCAGCCGTTTCCGGCGCTTTACCGGCAGACCGTGGCGCTTCTCGACGCGATGGAGGCGGGCGCCCCCGCTTGGCCCGCGCATTACATCGACTGGGAACTGGCGCTGCTGGCCGAGCTTGGCTTCGGGCTGGAGCTTGAGAGCTGCGCGCTGACCGGCGCGGCGGAAGGGCTGGCCTGGGTATCGCCGAAATCCGGGCGCGCCGTTGCGGGTGGCGCCGGGGCCGACTGGGCCGACCGGCTGCTGACCTTGCCGCCGTTCCTGCGGGCAGATGCCGGGGCGGCGCCTATCACCGCCGCTGACCTGGCCGACGGAATGCGGCTTTCGGGGCATTTCCTGAACGCGCGGCTGATGCCCGCGCTCGGCAAGACGCTGCCACCCGCCCGAGAGCGGCTGGCGCATCTGATCCTACGGCTTTGA
- a CDS encoding DUF1491 family protein, translated as MRLTAEFWVQAYLARLRLADIPAFVVARGDATAGAVLVKQSTLDGQARAFTRSLGLDGQRVWALLAEGAEPDVDAAIARQRKYDPDLWVIEVEDRAGRHLLDEDGLAE; from the coding sequence ATGCGGCTGACAGCCGAGTTCTGGGTGCAGGCCTATCTTGCGCGGCTGCGGCTGGCGGACATCCCGGCCTTTGTCGTGGCGCGCGGCGACGCGACTGCCGGTGCGGTCCTGGTCAAGCAATCGACGCTGGACGGGCAGGCGCGGGCTTTCACACGCAGCCTGGGGCTGGACGGGCAGCGCGTCTGGGCCCTGCTGGCCGAGGGGGCAGAGCCGGACGTTGACGCGGCCATCGCCCGCCAGCGGAAATATGACCCGGATCTATGGGTGATCGAGGTCGAGGATCGCGCCGGGCGCCACCTGCTCGACGAGGACGGGTTGGCGGAGTAG
- the era gene encoding GTPase Era, with amino-acid sequence MTDTRCGFVALIGEPNAGKSTLLNRMVGAKVSIVTHKVQTTRARIRGVALEGEAQIVFVDTPGLFRPRRRLDRAMVSAAWSGAADADVVVLMVEAHRGITEGVEEILKALEERAAGRPVVLAINKIDRVKRDTLLALSRELNARRDFAATFMISAEKGSGVDDLRRWLAEHLPVGPWLYPEDQIADLPLRMIAAEITREKLTLRLHQELPYQLTVETEEWEERKDGSVRIQQVIYVARAGHRGIALGPKGATIKQVSIAAREELEKFLDRRVHLFLEVRVRENWQEEIERYEEMGLDFHDGD; translated from the coding sequence ATGACCGATACGAGATGCGGCTTCGTTGCCCTGATCGGGGAACCCAATGCCGGGAAATCGACGCTTCTGAACCGGATGGTCGGGGCCAAGGTGTCGATCGTCACCCACAAGGTGCAGACGACACGGGCGCGGATCCGGGGCGTCGCGCTCGAGGGCGAGGCGCAGATCGTCTTCGTGGACACGCCGGGCCTGTTCCGTCCACGGCGCAGGCTGGACCGGGCGATGGTCTCGGCCGCGTGGTCGGGTGCGGCGGATGCGGATGTCGTCGTGCTGATGGTCGAGGCGCATCGCGGCATCACCGAGGGTGTCGAGGAAATTCTCAAGGCGCTGGAGGAACGCGCCGCCGGTCGCCCGGTGGTGCTGGCGATCAACAAGATCGACCGCGTGAAGCGCGACACGCTGCTGGCGCTGTCGCGGGAACTGAACGCCCGCCGCGATTTCGCCGCCACCTTCATGATCTCGGCCGAAAAGGGGTCTGGCGTCGACGACCTGCGCCGCTGGCTGGCCGAGCACCTGCCGGTGGGGCCATGGCTCTACCCCGAGGATCAGATCGCGGATCTGCCGCTGCGCATGATCGCCGCCGAGATCACCCGCGAGAAGCTGACCCTGCGGCTGCACCAGGAACTGCCCTACCAGCTGACCGTCGAGACCGAGGAATGGGAAGAGCGCAAGGACGGGTCCGTGCGCATCCAGCAGGTGATCTATGTCGCCCGCGCAGGCCACCGCGGCATCGCGCTGGGCCCCAAGGGCGCCACGATCAAGCAGGTCTCCATCGCCGCGCGGGAGGAGCTGGAGAAGTTTCTCGACCGCAGGGTGCATCTTTTCCTCGAGGTCCGGGTGCGCGAGAACTGGCAGGAAGAGATCGAGCGCTACGAGGAAATGGGCCTCGATTTCCACGACGGAGATTGA
- the rnc gene encoding ribonuclease III — MKLQPPQAEFARRLGHDFTDASLLEEALTHASHSGPVRRDNQRLEFLGDRVLGLVIAEALLADDPDAREGDLAPRFNALVRKEACAEIAEAIDLGSALIMGRSERATGGRRKQALLADAMEAVIAAVYLDAGFAAAQDLVLRLWAPRIRVAEATARDPKTALQEWAQARGLTPPDYVEEGRRGPDHAPQFTISAVLSTGERATATANSKRAAQQAAAGALLERLEGHA, encoded by the coding sequence GTGAAGCTGCAACCGCCACAGGCCGAGTTTGCCCGCCGCCTGGGACATGACTTCACGGACGCGTCCCTGCTGGAAGAGGCGCTGACCCATGCCTCGCATTCCGGTCCCGTTCGGCGCGACAACCAGCGGCTGGAATTCCTGGGCGACCGCGTCCTGGGGCTGGTGATCGCCGAGGCGTTGCTGGCCGACGACCCCGACGCGCGCGAGGGGGATCTTGCGCCCCGGTTCAACGCGCTTGTCCGCAAGGAAGCCTGCGCCGAGATCGCCGAAGCCATCGACCTTGGCAGCGCGCTGATCATGGGCCGGTCCGAGCGGGCGACGGGCGGGCGGCGCAAGCAGGCGCTGCTGGCCGACGCGATGGAGGCGGTGATCGCGGCCGTCTACCTCGATGCCGGTTTCGCGGCAGCGCAGGATCTTGTCCTCCGGCTCTGGGCGCCCCGGATCCGAGTGGCCGAGGCGACGGCGCGCGACCCCAAGACCGCGCTTCAGGAATGGGCCCAGGCCCGCGGCCTGACCCCTCCCGACTATGTCGAGGAGGGACGCAGGGGCCCGGACCACGCGCCGCAGTTCACCATATCGGCGGTTCTGTCCACCGGCGAGCGGGCGACCGCCACCGCCAATTCCAAGCGGGCCGCGCAGCAGGCGGCGGCCGGCGCGCTTCTCGAACGGCTGGAGGGCCACGCATGA
- the lepB gene encoding signal peptidase I, whose amino-acid sequence MAKKEKSSGGGILELIKTLAYALILAGLIRTLLFQPFWIPSGSMKQTLLIGDFLFVNKFAYGYSAYSCPSIAGVDFCGALADREGRLLGSDPERGDVVVFRHPVSGEDYIKRLIGLPGDTIEIRDGGIILNGEPVQQVADGFFTETYEQQGPARSLPRCLRNGPVGLGGECVKERAIETLPNGVSYPVLNIGETAADNRGPFEVPEGHFFFMGDNRDNSVDSRFSQAANGVGMVPLRNLIGRADLILFSSAGSSIIHFWTWRADRFFMLVE is encoded by the coding sequence ATGGCGAAAAAGGAAAAATCCTCGGGCGGTGGCATCCTCGAGCTGATCAAGACGCTGGCCTATGCGCTGATCCTTGCGGGCCTGATCCGGACGCTGCTGTTCCAGCCCTTCTGGATCCCGTCCGGCTCGATGAAGCAGACGCTGCTGATCGGCGATTTCCTGTTCGTGAACAAGTTCGCCTACGGCTATTCCGCCTATTCCTGCCCGTCGATCGCCGGGGTGGATTTCTGCGGTGCCCTGGCCGACCGCGAGGGGCGGTTGCTGGGGTCCGATCCCGAGCGTGGGGATGTGGTGGTGTTTCGCCACCCCGTTTCGGGCGAGGACTACATCAAGCGCCTGATCGGCCTGCCGGGCGACACGATCGAGATCCGCGATGGCGGGATCATCCTGAACGGCGAGCCGGTGCAGCAGGTGGCCGACGGCTTCTTCACCGAGACCTACGAGCAGCAGGGCCCCGCGCGTTCGTTGCCGCGCTGCCTGCGCAACGGGCCTGTCGGCCTGGGCGGGGAATGCGTGAAGGAGCGCGCGATCGAGACGCTGCCCAATGGCGTGAGCTACCCGGTCCTGAACATCGGCGAGACGGCCGCCGACAACCGCGGCCCCTTCGAGGTGCCCGAGGGGCATTTCTTCTTCATGGGCGACAACCGCGACAATTCGGTGGACAGCCGCTTCTCGCAGGCGGCGAACGGTGTCGGCATGGTGCCGCTGCGCAACCTGATCGGCCGCGCCGACTTGATCCTGTTCTCTTCCGCCGGCTCGTCCATCATCCATTTCTGGACCTGGCGCGCAGACCGCTTCTTCATGCTGGTGGAGTGA
- the acpS gene encoding holo-ACP synthase, with translation MILGIGTDLCNIDRIAATLDRFGDRFRNRVFTEREQQKAERRLDTAGTYAKRWAAKEACSKALGTGLRMGIAWRDMGVSNLPTGQPVMELTGWAAERLAEMTPPGHEAVVHVTLTDDHPWAQAFVVIEARPRSPMGGA, from the coding sequence ATGATCCTCGGCATCGGTACCGATCTGTGCAACATCGACCGTATCGCGGCCACGCTCGATCGTTTCGGCGACCGGTTCCGCAACCGCGTCTTCACCGAACGCGAGCAGCAAAAGGCCGAGCGTCGCCTTGATACGGCCGGCACCTACGCCAAGCGCTGGGCCGCCAAGGAGGCCTGTTCCAAGGCGCTGGGCACCGGGCTGCGCATGGGCATCGCCTGGCGCGACATGGGCGTGAGCAACCTGCCGACCGGCCAGCCGGTGATGGAACTGACCGGCTGGGCCGCCGAACGGCTGGCCGAGATGACCCCACCGGGGCACGAGGCGGTGGTGCATGTGACGCTGACCGACGACCACCCTTGGGCGCAGGCTTTCGTCGTGATCGAGGCGCGCCCGCGCAGTCCGATGGGCGGCGCTTGA
- a CDS encoding pyridoxine 5'-phosphate synthase — MTRLTAPLGRLRLGVNIDHVATVRNARGGDVPDPVRAAKLAEAAGADGITAHLREDRRHIRDADIERLMAEIGVPLNFEMAATEEMQKIALRHTPHAVCIVPERREERTTEGGLEVAREENRLAHFIAPLRDAGCRVSIFIAADARQIEAAARIGAPVIELHTGAYCDAHAEGHVDARDAELARLRDMAAYAHSLGLEVHAGHGLTYDTVRPVAAFPEVMELNIGHFLIGEAIFTGLETAIHRMRAEMDAARAEAFDG, encoded by the coding sequence ATGACGCGCCTTACCGCCCCTCTCGGCCGCCTGCGGCTGGGCGTGAACATCGATCACGTCGCAACGGTGCGCAACGCGCGCGGCGGCGACGTGCCTGATCCGGTGCGGGCCGCGAAGCTGGCGGAAGCCGCCGGCGCCGATGGCATCACCGCGCATCTGCGCGAGGATCGCCGCCACATCCGTGACGCGGATATCGAGCGGCTGATGGCCGAGATCGGCGTGCCGCTCAACTTCGAGATGGCTGCCACCGAAGAAATGCAGAAGATCGCCCTGCGCCACACGCCGCATGCCGTCTGCATCGTGCCCGAGCGGCGCGAGGAGCGCACCACCGAGGGCGGGCTGGAAGTGGCGCGGGAAGAGAACCGCCTTGCCCATTTCATCGCGCCGCTGCGCGATGCGGGGTGCCGGGTGTCGATCTTCATCGCCGCCGACGCCCGCCAGATCGAGGCGGCGGCGCGGATCGGTGCACCGGTGATCGAGTTGCACACCGGCGCCTATTGCGACGCCCATGCCGAGGGGCATGTCGACGCCCGCGATGCCGAGCTTGCCCGACTGCGCGACATGGCGGCCTATGCCCATTCGCTGGGCCTGGAAGTTCATGCCGGCCACGGCCTGACCTATGACACGGTGCGTCCCGTTGCCGCCTTCCCCGAGGTGATGGAGCTGAACATCGGCCATTTCCTGATCGGCGAGGCGATCTTTACCGGGCTCGAGACCGCCATCCACAGGATGCGCGCGGAAATGGACGCGGCCCGGGCGGAGGCCTTTGACGGCTGA
- a CDS encoding DUF2062 domain-containing protein: MVFKRRKPLSFWRKLREGVYPRRGWRRAIEYVGHRLKRLPDTPHKISLGFACGVFVSFSPLFGLHFLYAALIAWMIRGNILAAMIGTFVGNPVTFPVFGAISLGLGRRMFGMSGSGPDQATVQQAFTGALSDLWESFLSIFGLGHASWGRLGTFWSDVFVPYFVGGLLPGLIAAVIFYFLTRPLVAAYQARRRSRLLHKAQERLARQKAEHAARRLANEGR; encoded by the coding sequence ATGGTGTTCAAACGGCGCAAGCCGCTGTCTTTCTGGCGCAAGCTTCGCGAGGGTGTCTATCCTCGCCGCGGCTGGCGCAGGGCCATCGAATATGTCGGCCACCGGCTGAAGCGGCTGCCCGACACGCCGCACAAGATCTCTCTCGGTTTTGCCTGTGGCGTCTTCGTGTCGTTCAGCCCGCTGTTCGGCCTGCACTTCCTCTATGCCGCCCTGATCGCGTGGATGATCCGGGGCAACATCCTGGCCGCGATGATCGGAACCTTCGTCGGCAATCCGGTGACGTTCCCCGTGTTTGGCGCCATCTCGCTGGGGCTGGGGCGACGGATGTTCGGGATGTCCGGCAGCGGCCCTGATCAGGCGACGGTGCAACAGGCCTTTACCGGCGCCCTGTCCGACCTGTGGGAGTCGTTCCTGTCGATCTTCGGTCTTGGTCATGCGTCCTGGGGGCGGCTGGGCACGTTCTGGAGCGACGTCTTCGTCCCGTATTTCGTGGGCGGCCTGCTGCCGGGCTTGATAGCTGCGGTGATCTTCTATTTCCTCACGAGACCGCTGGTTGCTGCCTACCAGGCGCGCCGGCGGTCCAGATTGTTGCACAAGGCGCAGGAGCGGCTGGCACGCCAGAAGGCCGAGCATGCGGCGCGGCGTCTGGCCAACGAAGGCCGCTGA